The Candidatus Reconcilbacillus cellulovorans genome segment TCGGAAAGGCGTCGGAAATACGTCCACTCCTCCGAACTGGCAGACGGGGTTTCTTCCAGGGTCAAAATGCCGATCGTTTTCATGGCGGACGTCCGCCCTTTTTCATTTTCGTCTGTTTCGAAAGATAGAGGAAATATTCCACGAGATGCTCGAGCGATTTGCGGCGGATGTGCGGTTCGTCGAACTTCATCGGCTTGGCATTCGCTTCGAAAAACCAGATGCGGCCGCCGGCGTCGATGCCGAGATCGAGGCTCATCTCGCCGAGCCGATAGCCGGACTGCTTTTCGATCGCTGCGGCGATTTCGAGAGACGCCTTGCGCACCCGGCCGACCAGCGACCGGACGTTCGCGGCGCCGAAGACGCCGGCGAGCAGTTTTTCCGGTTTTTCGATCGTCCCGCCGCGCGGAACGTGCGTCGTGATGCTCGTTTTTCCCGCGACGCGCGCGCCGATGCCGGTGACGCTCCAGACGCCGCGGCCGTTTTTCTGTACGAGCACGCGCAGGTCGAACGGGCGGTCTCGGCGGCGGGCAAGCCCGACCGCCTGTTGCAGCACGTATTCCTCTTCGCCGACAATCTGGCGGATTCGTTCCCAGACCGTTTCGAAATCGGTAGCTTCGCAGCGGCTTCCCCTCTTTTCCTCTTGGAAAATCAACCCATATTTCGGCGATGCGCCCGCCCGATCGCCGATCCGGAACACTTTCATGATGCCTTTGCCCGCTTTGCCTTGAACAGGCTTGAGGTAGACGCTCGCATGCCGGCACAGAAACGACTTTAGCCGCCTCGGGCCGTCCAATCTGCAAGTGGCGGGGACGTACCGGCGCGTCGTTTTGGATCGACCGAGCCATTCGTAGAGCGTCCATTTGTTGAAGAAAAACGGGTTGAACAAATGAACGCGCTTATCCCGCAGCACTTCCCGGATGAGCTTGCTCACTTCCGGCTGCGCCTCGTCCTTGCGGCTCGGAATCCGGTTATACACGACGGCCGGCGGCGGCAGCTGCTCCGTTTTCCACGTACCGGTTGCCTCATCGTAGACGTGACACGTGATG includes the following:
- a CDS encoding endospore coat-associated protein, whose translation is MSGSRPTVGILTMHDEVCGFRGNRNNFVDLIRTGNRMGVRIVVVTERDYRPFAANITCHVYDEATGTWKTEQLPPPAVVYNRIPSRKDEAQPEVSKLIREVLRDKRVHLFNPFFFNKWTLYEWLGRSKTTRRYVPATCRLDGPRRLKSFLCRHASVYLKPVQGKAGKGIMKVFRIGDRAGASPKYGLIFQEEKRGSRCEATDFETVWERIRQIVGEEEYVLQQAVGLARRRDRPFDLRVLVQKNGRGVWSVTGIGARVAGKTSITTHVPRGGTIEKPEKLLAGVFGAANVRSLVGRVRKASLEIAAAIEKQSGYRLGEMSLDLGIDAGGRIWFFEANAKPMKFDEPHIRRKSLEHLVEYFLYLSKQTKMKKGGRPP